GCCAGCGCGACTGGAGAGTCGACCAGCGAGGTCATATATGGCCTCAAGGTGACGCGCACTAACGCGGCTGCCGGACGCCCAAGAGTGCACCGCCCGACGGGAGACGCCGAAGAGCCGCGCCAGCTGCTCCCAGGTAAGGCCCGATCGCTCGTAGATCGTGCGAATGTTGTCGGCCGACGCGAGTCCGGTTGACCCGAGTCCAACAACTACGGCGCGACGGTTTAGGACCTCATCAAAACTCAGCGGACCCCCAGTCGTGCTCTGAACTGGAGGAGGCTGAGTAAATTGGACTGGTGAAGCGGTCCACGGTCTCGCCTCAAAGAAGGTCATAGCCCCGCCAGAAGTAGGGGCGACAGTACTTGCCGCCATGCCTATGGCAGCGACCCGTTTGGCGGCGCGGAAGACCACTGGCAACTGCGGGACCGAGGGGTTCATGAGGCAATCCCAGTGGGCCTGAATCGGCCCAGCGCAGGAAGTGGAACCATCCAGCGGAAGAACCGATATGACCGGCGAGCAAGGGACTCCAACTGGTCCGTGGCCGCATCGAACCCGAGACCTCCGGTTGGATCCTCGATGAACGTATCGATGTCTAGGAACCAAGTTTCCGTGTCGTGCACCTTCATGTTTGGGTCTATCACCGCACCCTTCGGAAGCACGCCCCATCGGCCCTGCAGTTGGGGACCGTCCCTCCACTTGTACACAAGTTGCTGTATGCACAGTGGTACGCACTCAATGTCAGCCTCGTCAATCACGGCAAGCACGCCCCGAGATGGCTCACTAAGAGACGATAGCCATTCGCGGGCTCCGCTCTCCCTCAAGACAACCCGATCGATGTAGCGAAGCCCGATCCGACTTACGGCGGGCGGACTCCCCGCTTCCTGCACTGCGGCCAGTACCCTTCGCACGAGTCCCACGAACTCGCCCCTGGATCCATAGGATCTGGTCACGACCGAGGCAGATTCGCCACCGAAGGAAGCTGTGACGTTGCGATCCGCACTGGACAGGTTCCAGAACTCCGACCCCGCCTCTTGTACAGGCATTTGGCCCGGCTGGAAGGTCCAGCTCATGCCACGCTGCTTCTCAGCGTAGGGAAAGTCGTCCACGAGTAGCGCTTGCAGGCGCTCAGTCGCGAGGGCTTGCTTCAGTTTGGACAGCGACCCAGGGAACTGAACTTGGAAGATGACCGTTTCGAGGGGGCTCGCAGCTAGAGGGATCTCTTCGAGCTCTTCGTCAATGAATGGATCCACTACCACTTCACTCATACTTCACACTGTACTTCACACTGCCTGGCGATGTTGCCAAGCCGGAGACTTCGTCTGACGAAACGCCCTCGCTCTAGGTTCCACGCTCGTGGCTGCTGGTAATGGCGAATCTTGACAGCGGCTCCGCGATCCGCCTATCCGAGCCCTGTGCGGCGTGCTGGTAGGCAAGAGCCGCTGAGACGGTGGAGTGGCCCAAGCGCTGCATCAACTCGGCCAGCGTGGCGCCTGGCGCGGCCGCAAAGTGGCTCCGGTGTGCCGCGGAGGTCGTGGAAGCGCAGGTGTCGGGCCGTCCAGCGGCCTCTCTGGCCTTCCTGAAGTAGGCCTGGTGGAAGGTGGGCGCCCGGTACTGCTCACCATGCATCGTTGGGAACAGCAGGCCGTCCTTGCGCCATTGGGCGTGCTTCCGAAGATGCTCCTTGATCGCTTCCCCGATGTGGGGCGGGAAAGCCACCACTCGGACGCTGTCGGCCTTGGGCGCTGCCACGATTTTCTTGCCGTCGACCCACTGGACGGCGCGGCTGACCCGAATCTCACCGCTCTTGAGGTCGACGTCGCCTCGGTGCAGATCGACCACTTTACCGAACCTCAGTGCACACCAGGCGGCCAGCTCAATCATCAGCCGCAACCGTTCCGGCATCGCTGCCACCAACAGCGCCAACTCGCCCAGGGTCGCCGGCCCCCGATGTGCCGGACGGGCTTCCGCATCCGTTCCCGGCAGGGGTTCCGATCCAGCAGCTCGTCCTGGACCGCCGTAGCGAAGATCGTCTTCACCAGCGCGTAGGCGTGCTTGTTGACCCGCGGCGTCCCCGCGTTGAGCTTCCCGATCCACGCCCGCACCGTCGCCGGCGTCACGTCCTTCAGCCGCAGCTCCCCCAGCGTCGGGTAGATCAGCCGGTCGAGGTAGCGCTGATGTTCACTCACAGTCTTCGGCTTCAGGCCGCGGACGGCGGTCCGCTCCGGAAGCCAGGTGTCGGCGTAGGTGCGCAATGTCTGAGTGTCATCCTGGATGTGCTTGGCCCGCCGTTGAGCTGGCGGCATCCACTCCTCCCACTCGATCAGCCGTCGCTCCAAAGCGACCCAGCCCTCCGCGCCCGCTCTGGCCGTGAATGTGCCCGGAGCGTTGTATCGAGCCATGTCTGGCCCGATGTAGCTCGCCTGGTACATCTTCGAGGGCAACCTGCGTATCGTGGCGATCGATCGCTTGACCTGTCTCATGGGCTCGGCGGCCAGGTCACTTTCGCTCAACCCTCGTGCCGCACGGGGGACCCGCTTCGCCTCATCATCGGGCCGCGCGATCGGGGCAGCCGAACAGGAGGGTGCCCGCATCCGAAAGGTTCACGGAAGGCGGCGGGGATCTCCGAGAGATCTGGTGGGCCTAACTGGACTTGAACCAGTGACCTCTGCCTTATCAGGGCAGCGCTCTAACCGTCTGAGCTATAGGCCCGCCGCGCGGGTGAACACGCAAGGTGAAAGGTTACCGACTCCCGTCCAGAGGCTCAAATCGGGGTGATCCGGACCAGCTGGACGGTGGCGGAACCGCCACCACAATCGGGGCTGACCAGGGTGGACGTTTCTAGAAACGTCCACGAAGGATCAGTTTTCAGCGAGGGTGACTTCCAGGCCGCCGAGGATGTTGGCGGACAGGTTGTACAAGAACGCGGTCAGGGTGCCCAGCGCGGTGATCAGCACCACGTTCACCGCAGCGAACAGCGCGCTGAGGCCGAGCACCTTGTTGGTGCTGATGTAGTCCTGGATGTTCCAGGTGTCGTTGCTGGTCGGGCTGGCGATGATCTTGGTGATCTGGCTGTTCAACGCCTCGAAGACGCCCGAGGACGAGACCACGTTCCACAGCACGTAGACCGAGACCCAGAACATGATCCCGAAGGCGATCGAGAACAGGAACGAGGTCTTCATCACCGACCACGGATCCACCCGGGACAAGCGCAGCCGCGCCTTCCGGGTGCGGCGCAGGTTGGCGCTGCGCGGCTTGGTGGCCTCCGCGGCGGCCGCAGCCACCGGGACGACCGGAGTCGGCGGCACCGGAGGAGCAGCCACCGGAGCCTGCACCGCGGTCGGCGCAGCCTCGGCAGCCGGACGGCGCGTAGCGCGACCTCGCGGCTGGGTCGAAGTGGCCGGCGGGTTGGGCGCCTTGGCGCTCACCGCACGGGTCCGTCCCGTGTTGGGCCCTTGGCTCTTGCCGTCACGCTTCGGCGCAACCGGCACCTTGGGCAGCCGCACCACCGTGTCGGCCATGCCCTCGTTCCACGTGGCCTCGCCGGTGGCCCCCTCGACGCTCCACTGAGCGTCCGGTCCACCCTTGGGGGCAGACGACGCGGGGTCTGGTTGGTCAGTCACCGGTTCCCTCCTCGGCGTTCGGCTCGACCTCATCAGTCTCAGCCGGCGGCTGTTGCGCCTCAACGCTACCCTGCTCGTCAGCTTCCGGGTCAACGGAACCGGAAGTCTCGTCGTCGGTGCTGGACTCGGGGTTGATGGCGATCACCGAAACCGCGTCGTCCCCAGCCACCGCCACGAACTTGACCCCCATCGTGTCGCGGCCCTTGGCCGGCACGTCGGCGACTGCGGAGCGGATGATCTGACCGCTGGTCTTGATGGCGATCACCTCGTCGGACTCTTGGACGACCAGGCCGCCGACCAGGGATCCACGATCCTCGTTCAGCTTCATGGCCTTGATGCCCAGGCCGCCGCGGCCCTGCTGGCGATACTCGCTGACCGCGGTCCGCTTGGCGAAGCCGCCGTCGGTGACGGTGAACACGAAGCGATCGTCCTCGGGCATGTCCGCCCCGATCACCGACATGCTCAGCAGCGCGTCGCCGTGACGGAACTTCATGCCGGTGACACCGGACGTCGCTCGGCCCATCGGACGCAGCTGCTCATCATCAGCGGCGAACCGGATCGCCTGACCCTTGCGGGAGATCAGCAGGACGTCGTCCTCGGCCGAACACAGCGAGGCGCCGATCAGTTCGTCGTCGTCCTCGCGGAAGTTCACCGCGATCACGCCCGCCTGTCGCGGCGAGTCGTAGGCCCGCAGCTCGGTCTTCTTGACCAGACCATTGCGAGTGGCCAGCAGCAGGTACGGCGCGTCGTCATAGCTGCGCAGGGTGAGCACTTCGGCGATCTGCTCGTCGGGCAGGAAGCTGAGCAGGCCGGCCACGTGGCCGCCCTTGGCGTCCCGTCCGGCCTCCGGCAGCTGCCAGACCTTGGCCCGGTAGACCCGGCCCAGGTTGGTGAAGAACAAGATCCACTGGTGGTTGGTGGTCGCGAAGAGGTGATCCACCTCGTCGTCGGCCCGCAGCGAGGCGCCGCGAACTCCCTTGCCACCGCGCTTCTGGGTCCGGTACAGGTCGGTCCGGGTGCGCTTGGCGTAGCCGCCGCGCGTGATGGTGACCACCATCTCGTCGTCGGGGATCAGGTCCTCTTCGGACAGATCGCCGTCCGCGGCGATGATCCGGGTGCGACGCTCGTCGCCGTACTTGTCGACGATCTCGGCCAGCTCGGTGCTGATGATCTGACGCTGACGCTCGGGCCGGACCAGGATGTCCTGCAGGTCCTTGATCTGGGTCTCCAGGTCGGCCAACCGGGCGATGATCTGCTCGATCTCCATGGCGGCCAGCCGGCGCAGCTGGGTGTTCAGGATGTGCAGCGCCTGGTCGTCGTCGATGCCCAGCAGGTCCTTCAGTCCCTCGCGGGCCGCCTCGGCGGTCCGGGACGCCCGGATCAGGGCGAGCACTTCGTCCAGCCGGTTCAGCGCGGCCACCAAGCCGCGATCCAGGTGGGCCCGCTTCTCGGCCTCCTGCAGCCGGAACGCGGTCCGGCGCTGAATGACCTGCATCTGGTGCTTGACCCAGTAGCTGATGAACTGGTCCAGCCGCAGCGTGCGCGGCACCTCGTCCACCAACGCCAGCATGTTGCAGCCGAAGGTGTCCTGCAGCTGGGTGTGCTTGTACAGGTTGTTCATCACCACGCGCGGCTGGGCGTCGCGCTTGAGCACGATCACCAGTCGCTGGCCGGTACGCGCGGACGAGTCGTCGCGGATGTCGGCGATGCCGGTCAGCTTGCCGGCGTTCACCAGCTCGGCGATCTTGATGGCCAGGTTGTCCGGGTTGCACATGTGCGGCAGTTCGGTGACCACCAGCAGGGTGCGTCCGGCCTTGTCCTCTTCGATGTCGATGACGGCCCGCATGATCACCGAGCCGCGACCGGTGCGGTAGGCGTCCTCGATGCCCTGGCGTCCGACGATCAGCGCGCCGTTGGGGAAGTCCGGGCCCTTGACCCGCTCCATGGCCGCCTCAAGCAGCTCTTCCTTGCTGGCTTCGGGATGCTCCAGTGCCCACTGGACCGCAGAGGAGACCTCCCGCAGGTTGTGGGTCGGGATGTTGGTGGCCATGCCGACCGCGATACCGGTCGAGCCGTTCACCAGCAGGTTCGGGAACCGGGCCGGCAGGACGGTCGGCTCGAGCTCGCGGTTGTCGTAGTTGGGGACGAAGTCGACGGTGTCCTCGGTGATGTCGCGGACCATCTCCATCGACAACGGCGCCATCTTGCACTCGGTGTATCGCATGGCGGCGGCAGGGTCGTTGCCCGGGGAGCCGAAGTTGCCCTGACCGGACACCAGCGGCGCCCGCATTACCCAC
The nucleotide sequence above comes from Propionicimonas paludicola. Encoded proteins:
- a CDS encoding helix-turn-helix domain-containing protein — encoded protein: MNPSVPQLPVVFRAAKRVAAIGMAASTVAPTSGGAMTFFEARPWTASPVQFTQPPPVQSTTGGPLSFDEVLNRRAVVVGLGSTGLASADNIRTIYERSGLTWEQLARLFGVSRRAVHSWASGSRVSARHLEAIYDLAGRLSSRAGDPEDNRAWLLDSSSGSSVYEQIRLANTRKPVEARLTPRELMGIS
- a CDS encoding TIGR04255 family protein, with the protein product MSEVVVDPFIDEELEEIPLAASPLETVIFQVQFPGSLSKLKQALATERLQALLVDDFPYAEKQRGMSWTFQPGQMPVQEAGSEFWNLSSADRNVTASFGGESASVVTRSYGSRGEFVGLVRRVLAAVQEAGSPPAVSRIGLRYIDRVVLRESGAREWLSSLSEPSRGVLAVIDEADIECVPLCIQQLVYKWRDGPQLQGRWGVLPKGAVIDPNMKVHDTETWFLDIDTFIEDPTGGLGFDAATDQLESLARRSYRFFRWMVPLPALGRFRPTGIAS
- a CDS encoding tyrosine-type recombinase/integrase, with translation MIELAAWCALRFGKVVDLHRGDVDLKSGEIRVSRAVQWVDGKKIVAAPKADSVRVVAFPPHIGEAIKEHLRKHAQWRKDGLLFPTMHGEQYRAPTFHQAYFRKAREAAGRPDTCASTTSAAHRSHFAAAPGATLAELMQRLGHSTVSAALAYQHAAQGSDRRIAEPLSRFAITSSHERGT
- a CDS encoding phage integrase central domain-containing protein, encoding MPPAQRRAKHIQDDTQTLRTYADTWLPERTAVRGLKPKTVSEHQRYLDRLIYPTLGELRLKDVTPATVRAWIGKLNAGTPRVNKHAYALVKTIFATAVQDELLDRNPCRERMRKPVRHIGGRRPWASWRCWWQRCRNGCG
- a CDS encoding DUF3566 domain-containing protein, with the protein product MTDQPDPASSAPKGGPDAQWSVEGATGEATWNEGMADTVVRLPKVPVAPKRDGKSQGPNTGRTRAVSAKAPNPPATSTQPRGRATRRPAAEAAPTAVQAPVAAPPVPPTPVVPVAAAAAEATKPRSANLRRTRKARLRLSRVDPWSVMKTSFLFSIAFGIMFWVSVYVLWNVVSSSGVFEALNSQITKIIASPTSNDTWNIQDYISTNKVLGLSALFAAVNVVLITALGTLTAFLYNLSANILGGLEVTLAEN
- the gyrA gene encoding DNA gyrase subunit A gives rise to the protein MTDGPDEPIGAEDVELEAPEQGLVPTKAKTEEIDLQVEIQRSYLDYAMSVIVGRALPDVRDGLKPVHRRVLYAMYDGGYRPDRGWNKCSRVVGEVMGLYHPHGDSAIYDTLVRLAQPWVMRAPLVSGQGNFGSPGNDPAAAMRYTECKMAPLSMEMVRDITEDTVDFVPNYDNRELEPTVLPARFPNLLVNGSTGIAVGMATNIPTHNLREVSSAVQWALEHPEASKEELLEAAMERVKGPDFPNGALIVGRQGIEDAYRTGRGSVIMRAVIDIEEDKAGRTLLVVTELPHMCNPDNLAIKIAELVNAGKLTGIADIRDDSSARTGQRLVIVLKRDAQPRVVMNNLYKHTQLQDTFGCNMLALVDEVPRTLRLDQFISYWVKHQMQVIQRRTAFRLQEAEKRAHLDRGLVAALNRLDEVLALIRASRTAEAAREGLKDLLGIDDDQALHILNTQLRRLAAMEIEQIIARLADLETQIKDLQDILVRPERQRQIISTELAEIVDKYGDERRTRIIAADGDLSEEDLIPDDEMVVTITRGGYAKRTRTDLYRTQKRGGKGVRGASLRADDEVDHLFATTNHQWILFFTNLGRVYRAKVWQLPEAGRDAKGGHVAGLLSFLPDEQIAEVLTLRSYDDAPYLLLATRNGLVKKTELRAYDSPRQAGVIAVNFREDDDELIGASLCSAEDDVLLISRKGQAIRFAADDEQLRPMGRATSGVTGMKFRHGDALLSMSVIGADMPEDDRFVFTVTDGGFAKRTAVSEYRQQGRGGLGIKAMKLNEDRGSLVGGLVVQESDEVIAIKTSGQIIRSAVADVPAKGRDTMGVKFVAVAGDDAVSVIAINPESSTDDETSGSVDPEADEQGSVEAQQPPAETDEVEPNAEEGTGD